From Carassius auratus strain Wakin chromosome 9, ASM336829v1, whole genome shotgun sequence:
AGATGAGAACTTCACCAATCAGTTCAGTCCAACTGTATGCCAAAGGTTCTTTGATTACTCTGTCGTGACTGTAAGTTCTCTGATACTTCCTTATCATGCTCATGTTTTCCTATGTATGTTGAACTATGAAAATAACACATGAAACTGTGTAGTTTTGTAGTTACTAAGTTCTGTGTTTATAATATATGTGCATTTGTGCTGTAGGTGGCATGTGGTTCCAGTCACATGCTGGTGTTCGCACGGCCACGGCAACAGGAAAGTGAAGAAGTTTGTTTAGAGGATGAAGATGTTACCTACTCTTACCTGGACAGGTGTTACACCTCAATGTTACAGGGGCAACCTTTAGAGCATATTCCAGAGCCAGCGCCTGCTCTGTTCTCACAACCCACCTTTCTCCCCTCATCTCTTCCAACGTCTCACCGCTGGAGCCTATCGACACGTGCGAGACGAAGACAGAGGGTAAGAAACGGACCACTTGAGTTAAACAAGTTAGGTATTAGACATCTTGTGTTCTATATGGGTTCTATATGAGGGTCACATTAAAACTGGCTTGGAAACGTATTTCTTTgcaaatcatgaatatatattattcttttatcatttccCTGACTCagatttttaatcttaaaatgaGAAAAATCCATCATAAACATTATTGCAGAATAGTGataattttaaaatctaaacaaagagtgacataacataacaaatgtaatatatatatatatatatatatatatatatatatatatatatatatatatatatatatataatattaaagtcaaaatatatataatatatagatataaagttgaaaataaagttattttcatATAGTTAATGTATTACTTTACCAAGGAGCATGATGAAATATGTAACTTGTGATGTGTattgaaaacaaagaaacatcaaGGTAAATACAGAACACTTTTATGTGTCATTTAAGTCAAACTgtctatttatattattacattatatgtgCAAAATTATGAAAGTAATTGTATGTGACATTCtgaatagaaaataaactaaTGAGAGTGTAAAAATAAgttttgtgtgtggtgtttcaggAGAACTCATCTGCACAGTTTGGCCCAGAATTTAGCAATCTTCCTCCTCCCACAACTGGCTTTACTGCACTAGCCCTGACAGGCAACATCTTACAACCCAGATCTCCGACAGACTCTCCTAAATGCTTCAAAACTGAAGCCTTTGTGGAATCTGCTTCTACCTCAGTCACACTGCCTGCTGGGACAAcgccacgtatatatatatatatatatatatttttttttttttttttttatgttccccCAAGACCTCTCTTTATCCATTTATAAGCTGTCCATGATTAATTAATCACTTTGATTAACATAGCAATTACATAGCAATTAGCTATGTATTCCCTAAATGTAGCTGTACATGACCCAAAACACAACATGATTGTCAGTAATGACCAGCTGTCTTTCTTGTGAATACAGTCACACAGATCACAAAGAATGAAGAGGACTTCCATAGTGTTGGAACATCTGAAAACAGCATATCGGACAAGGTGCACAAAAGCTGTGTCACTGGACTCAAGATGacaaatttaatttttgaaaactatttataatatgtataattgAGTTCAATGTATATTGTATAATTAAAGGGCGTTATGTCTGATTTGACAGACACATGAAGAGAATAAGCATTCTGGGATGGTGGAGAATATACCTCAACGGATTCCACCCACCAAAGAACAGGCTGGTTCTGTGTCCCATTCATCAGTGACAGAATCTCCTCTATCGTGCAGCTTAAAAAACAAGAAGCCCAGGTCCGGAGATCCAAAGAACCCTGCCATGGCGGAGGAACATTCTTCTGTTCTAGCATCAAGAAGCAAAAAGCAATccaaaacatacaacaaaaatCTCCACAGTACAAAAAAAGTCAGATTATCTTCAGATAGATTGTCAGCTAAGGAAAAGGAGGGAAGCAGTGAAACATGTAGTACTTACATTGATCCAAGGGACAAAACTTCAAATACAGACAAATATAGTAAAGTTAAAAACCCAGATTCCAGAGGTCAAGAGGTCACTGCTCTTGCTGAGATGGAGAAGAAGACCAAATCAAGTCCAATTGAAATTCAAAAGACTTTCTCCAGAAGTTCTCCAGTTCAGGAAGTTGAACAAGTTAGAACAATGCCCATAAAAGTTCAAGAGGTGAAATCTCTCAAAATCAAAGAGATGGGTATTCCAGTAGGATCAACAAAAAGGGTCAAGACCCCAGTCAAGGATCAAAACATGCCCTCCGGCTCCACAGAGGTTAGCAAAGTTGAATCAACACCTCAGGCAGAATCTGAAAGAGACATCAAGCCATCCCTTGGAAATGCTCAAGAGCTCAGATCAACATTGATCAACACACAGGAACAGGGAAACTCAACACCAGTCAAGATTCCAGCTAAAATGCAAAGcacctcaaaaaaagaaaaagaaaataatgatgTTGACACAGAAGAAAGCCCAAGTGAACCAAAGAAGGTTACACcaaagaaaaccaaaaagaaGGGATCAAATATGAAAAGAGCCCCGATGTCAGAAACAGCACCCAAAACACCCGGTCCTCTATCAGTTTCTATACCCACACGAATATCTAAAGGAAAAAAGGGAAAACCTTTGGAGTCTAAGAACTCAAGCTTGCAGCTTAAACATGCAATGCCTGCACAAGAAAAAGTAGAAATCAAAAGGGAAGATGATAAAATACCTCAGAACTCTGATATATCATTTCCCTTAATAAAGAACCAAAAATCAGGAGGAACTGCAGAAAAAAGCCAATCAGCTTCCAACTTGCAGTCTGATCAAAAAAATTGTCAGTCACCCACTGATAAAGTGCTTACTGAACAGAAACATGAATTTCCATCTATTAAAAGCTTAGCTCCAGAAAGGGACCACTCTTTTTCCAGTTCATGGTCCAATAACCAATCAGCAACCAATAAGTCTTCTACCACCAAAGAAACCGAATCATCATCTGGTAAATTATTAAGTCCATCAAGTGCATCATCACAACACAAGCAGTCaccacaaaaaattaaaaaaattgccaGAAAAACAGTTGAACCTAAAGAGCCAGACAGGATGCCACAGGCTGAGCAGGGCATTATGGGTAGTGTAGTATCATCACTAACAGCCATGGCTACATCAAGTGCTGAACCACTACTGATAAAAGCAGCTGAAGTTCTTTCTGAAACTCAACCACAACCAAGTATTGAGATGTCCTCACATGCATCAGTGTCCAAGGAAACATCAGGAAGCAATATCCTGCTAGAACAGGAAGTGGACAGCACAGTTCAGGACGTATCAGCAATTATGGAAAGGGAAGACTGCATAATCAGACAGCAGAGTGCACAAGATCAAAATGAGCTAGTTTCAAATGAAAACGAAATGTGGGTGAGTGGTGATGGAAAAATAGAGGAAGAGGAACATGAGAAGTATggtgagacagaaagagaggaagagggggGTGAAAAAGAGAGTCTCACCGAGGAAGAAGATGAACTTGAGGAGGTTGggcaggaagaggaggatgatgctgttgaagatgaagaagaaagagagagtaaGACTTATGAAGATAGAGGAGAGAGTGCTCAACAGGGAGAGGAGGAAAATGAAGAGGAGGGAAGTGAGGCAGCCAGAGAGGAAGAGGATGACAACAATAGTGGACAGAGCAGCAAGAGTGAAGGAGAGATGAGTAAAGGGGAAGAAAGTGGAGATGAGACTGAAAGAGAAGAAGGAGAGCAGAGTGAGGATCAACAGAAAGAAGAGAGTGAGGAAGAAGAAACTGATGAAAAGGAGGAAGAAGATGAAGAGAGTGGTGGTGAAGAAAAGGAAGAGGAGAGGGAGAGCTGGGATGAGGGGAGTGAGAGAGAGGTGGAAGAAGAGGAGAAAACAGATGCAGAGGAGGAGCAGGAAGGAGAGAGCAGTAATGAGGAGAAAACAGATGAACAATCTGAAAGCGACAATGAACAAAAGAATGAGAGTTCAGATGAACAG
This genomic window contains:
- the LOC113108717 gene encoding uncharacterized protein DDB_G0290685-like; this translates as MTGETDTEIPETGAVFTFGKSKIANNVPSRLWLKNDIPVHISCGQSHSAFVTEQGRLFVFGNNNRGQLGLRTKGPVHKPTCVKVLRGERAQFVACGTDHTLVSTSQGDIFAAGGNSDGQLGLGHCNDSVSFQRLHPFCDYVPIKLLSAGGHTSAALTEDGRLFLWGDNSVGQLGLGNESHALLPKELKLGQSIQWVSCGYRHSALVTENGDVFSFGESADGRLGLSAHQLANHSDPQRVDSLHGVLQVACGGKHTLALTDSGLLYTFGDGRHGKLGLGDENFTNQFSPTVCQRFFDYSVVTVACGSSHMLVFARPRQQESEEVCLEDEDVTYSYLDRCYTSMLQGQPLEHIPEPAPALFSQPTFLPSSLPTSHRWSLSTRARRRQRENSSAQFGPEFSNLPPPTTGFTALALTGNILQPRSPTDSPKCFKTEAFVESASTSVTLPAGTTPLTQITKNEEDFHSVGTSENSISDKTHEENKHSGMVENIPQRIPPTKEQAGSVSHSSVTESPLSCSLKNKKPRSGDPKNPAMAEEHSSVLASRSKKQSKTYNKNLHSTKKVRLSSDRLSAKEKEGSSETCSTYIDPRDKTSNTDKYSKVKNPDSRGQEVTALAEMEKKTKSSPIEIQKTFSRSSPVQEVEQVRTMPIKVQEVKSLKIKEMGIPVGSTKRVKTPVKDQNMPSGSTEVSKVESTPQAESERDIKPSLGNAQELRSTLINTQEQGNSTPVKIPAKMQSTSKKEKENNDVDTEESPSEPKKVTPKKTKKKGSNMKRAPMSETAPKTPGPLSVSIPTRISKGKKGKPLESKNSSLQLKHAMPAQEKVEIKREDDKIPQNSDISFPLIKNQKSGGTAEKSQSASNLQSDQKNCQSPTDKVLTEQKHEFPSIKSLAPERDHSFSSSWSNNQSATNKSSTTKETESSSGKLLSPSSASSQHKQSPQKIKKIARKTVEPKEPDRMPQAEQGIMGSVVSSLTAMATSSAEPLLIKAAEVLSETQPQPSIEMSSHASVSKETSGSNILLEQEVDSTVQDVSAIMEREDCIIRQQSAQDQNELVSNENEMWVSGDGKIEEEEHEKYGETEREEEGGEKESLTEEEDELEEVGQEEEDDAVEDEEERESKTYEDRGESAQQGEEENEEEGSEAAREEEDDNNSGQSSKSEGEMSKGEESGDETEREEGEQSEDQQKEESEEEETDEKEEEDEESGGEEKEEERESWDEGSEREVEEEEKTDAEEEQEGESSNEEKTDEQSESDNEQKNESSDEQEGESEEKDESEREEEEEENETVKGNRGQEEKGEEGSEEEDELGNEDEEENQEEGSDHEEEEEEERRDQAKEEVEENNEEEEGGEDKEDKDGVTNKSEEEESVREKQERQNEVEAEDEEKMSETDVDEDGEKQKGKEQLEEEDGEKEEDKKEGEMDTGEEKFREEENLDTLETRGTGRGDEDDETDKLNEMEEENNEEVAEEEETDQKENNKTTERIQRKQTETNEEEEEGGEEVEEDEEEESEQENNIKTKKNRRKQSESSEVEEESQEEEEESEHEENTKTEKNRRKQSESSEVDEEQEEESGEEEVESEQEENNIKTEKNRMKPSESSEEEEESEEEEEESEQEENIKTEKYRKKQRESSEEEEESEEEEEEPEQEENIKTEKNRRKQRESSEEEEQEEESEEEEEEEEEEEIEQIEKNIKSESSEEEEEQSGGDEEQEDEEETELEEKNNKKDKHGSYEEEEQEEEGEEEGEEEMEQEEENLKTEKNERKRRETSEEEEEQEEETEEEEEEGEEQESEEEEEGEEEEQEEENTKKVTKQRAKPDALPSRRQMSAQRDRQKTRQRHQKDVKGKKQTASGAQDPQFWNNVLPQYLNLK